One segment of Neobacillus endophyticus DNA contains the following:
- a CDS encoding HPr family phosphocarrier protein, translating into MIQQSVKINNKAGLYAKPVDQLVKTASRFNAEIFITYNGRKVNAKSVLGVLSLAIPKQSEIVIEVSGEDESEALREVMDTLQNAD; encoded by the coding sequence ATGATTCAACAATCAGTAAAAATCAATAATAAAGCAGGATTATATGCGAAGCCAGTTGATCAGTTAGTTAAAACAGCTTCAAGATTTAATGCGGAGATCTTCATCACCTATAATGGCCGAAAAGTGAATGCAAAATCGGTATTGGGGGTTTTATCACTGGCCATACCGAAACAATCAGAAATCGTAATCGAAGTGTCTGGCGAGGATGAATCGGAGGCACTTCGTGAAGTGATGGATACGTTGCAGAATGCAGATTAG
- a CDS encoding PTS lactose/cellobiose transporter subunit IIA codes for MTKEELYHLSFQLILYSGNARSLAMEAIYHGKEKDFTNADQKLSEAESELAKAHQFQTQLIQAEASGEEFDIPIILIHAQDHLMTAITLKDLAKEMVDLRKEFLKKEKG; via the coding sequence TTGACAAAAGAGGAACTTTATCATTTATCTTTTCAATTAATTTTGTATAGCGGCAATGCCAGAAGTTTGGCAATGGAGGCCATTTATCACGGGAAAGAGAAAGATTTTACAAATGCCGATCAAAAACTTTCTGAAGCAGAAAGTGAGCTGGCCAAAGCCCATCAGTTCCAAACCCAACTAATCCAGGCAGAAGCGAGCGGAGAGGAATTTGACATCCCCATCATCCTTATTCACGCCCAGGATCATTTAATGACAGCTATTACGTTAAAGGATTTAGCCAAGGAGATGGTTGATTTGCGTAAAGAGTTTCTTAAAAAAGAAAAAGGATAA
- a CDS encoding NAD(P)H-dependent flavin oxidoreductase — MSNIPSILKGLRLPVIGAPLFIISNPKLVIAQCKAGIVGSMPALNARPASLLDEWLAEITEELASYNASHPEKPAAPFAINQIVHKSNDRLEHDVELCKKYKVPLIITSLGAREDVNAEIHSYGGIVMHDVINNTFAHKAIDKGADGLIAVAAGAGGHAGTKSPFALIQEIRGWFNGPLALSGSIATGDAILATQAMGADFAYIGSPFIATNEANAVEGYKQAIVDCTSDDIVYSNLFTGVHGNYLAPSIRAAGLDPNELPESDPSKMNFSGGAKPKSWKEIWGAGQGIGAIHEITDTGEFVEKLYKEYVAAKERLQLIG, encoded by the coding sequence ATGTCAAACATTCCATCAATACTTAAAGGTTTGAGACTGCCTGTTATTGGGGCACCGCTGTTTATCATTAGCAATCCAAAGCTGGTCATTGCCCAGTGTAAAGCCGGAATCGTTGGTTCCATGCCTGCGCTGAATGCCAGACCTGCTTCATTACTTGACGAGTGGCTCGCCGAAATCACTGAGGAACTTGCTTCTTATAATGCAAGTCATCCTGAGAAACCGGCTGCGCCTTTTGCGATTAATCAAATTGTTCACAAGTCGAATGATCGACTCGAACATGATGTGGAATTATGTAAAAAGTATAAAGTTCCTCTCATTATCACGTCTCTTGGTGCGCGGGAGGATGTCAATGCCGAAATACATAGTTATGGAGGCATTGTCATGCATGATGTGATTAATAACACATTCGCACATAAGGCGATTGATAAGGGAGCAGATGGGTTGATTGCTGTAGCTGCCGGAGCTGGGGGACATGCTGGTACTAAGAGCCCGTTTGCGTTAATTCAGGAAATTCGTGGTTGGTTTAATGGTCCGCTTGCACTATCAGGCTCAATTGCCACAGGTGATGCCATCCTGGCAACCCAAGCCATGGGAGCTGATTTTGCCTATATCGGCTCGCCATTTATCGCGACAAACGAAGCGAATGCGGTAGAAGGCTATAAGCAAGCGATTGTAGATTGTACATCTGATGATATTGTTTATAGTAATCTATTCACCGGTGTTCACGGGAACTACCTGGCTCCATCCATCCGTGCAGCCGGTTTGGATCCTAATGAGCTTCCGGAAAGTGATCCATCAAAGATGAATTTTTCGGGTGGTGCAAAGCCAAAGTCATGGAAGGAGATTTGGGGAGCTGGACAGGGAATTGGTGCGATTCATGAAATCACGGACACAGGTGAATTTGTCGAAAAGTTATATAAAGAGTATGTGGCTGCCAAAGAAAGGCTTCAACTGATCGGATAA
- a CDS encoding methyl-accepting chemotaxis protein has protein sequence MGGLQWTNIKIGGKYFVIFLFITITFLIAIIVTGVFINKTSGNMDDAVKRNEVSTYSSDLVSLFQEKYLLVPEYILLSDDKDLSEYIDYSKQFVSTAKKLRGDLNSDQLTILNQMIDNNNKLDEYFFSTIVPKVQDINTDKYKELQQSANQLKNETAKLGDKLKNSAIEISQTKMNTAKSNLGELIIILIISAISSIIISFILLFFMSRRISKNLNEIVFRSNDIANGELNNEDLLYQGKDEIGQLSNSINAMGQSLFEMISEISSVSKDVDQQIGTLFESSKEVKMGSQEIAISIEQMANGSRMQSENATKISEQTMEFNENIQSASEQGQQLVRFSDEVLQAAVDGNQQMKHSLDQMQVINNMVHNSVDLVQGLENKTHSITEIISVIKSIADQTNLLALNASIEAARAGEAGKSFAVVATEVRKLAEEVSNSVEGITSIIFTIKEETSKIAANLQNGYNEVSKGSAQIESSGQQFAEIKEKVSQMSSGVKMISSTLVKFNHSSQEMNQNIVDIAAITEESAAASEEIAAAVVQQAASLDMISGSTQRLTEMVERLNGLINRFKL, from the coding sequence TTGGGCGGACTACAATGGACAAACATCAAAATTGGCGGCAAGTATTTCGTTATCTTCTTATTTATAACGATTACATTCTTAATCGCCATCATTGTAACAGGTGTATTCATTAATAAGACAAGCGGCAATATGGACGATGCAGTTAAAAGAAATGAAGTATCAACCTATTCGTCAGACCTTGTTTCCCTGTTTCAAGAGAAGTATTTATTAGTACCAGAATATATTCTATTATCTGATGATAAGGATCTAAGTGAATATATTGATTACAGTAAACAATTTGTCAGCACAGCAAAGAAATTAAGGGGAGATTTAAATAGCGACCAGCTGACAATCTTAAATCAAATGATTGATAACAATAACAAACTGGATGAGTACTTTTTTAGTACGATTGTTCCAAAGGTACAAGATATCAATACTGATAAATACAAGGAATTACAACAATCTGCGAATCAATTAAAAAATGAAACAGCAAAACTCGGGGATAAGCTTAAAAATTCAGCAATTGAAATAAGTCAAACAAAAATGAATACAGCGAAGTCAAATCTTGGTGAGCTTATTATCATTCTCATCATTTCTGCAATTAGCTCCATTATTATTTCGTTCATTCTACTGTTCTTTATGAGCAGAAGAATTAGTAAAAATTTAAACGAAATCGTATTCAGAAGTAATGATATTGCCAATGGTGAACTAAACAATGAGGATTTATTATATCAAGGAAAAGACGAAATCGGTCAGCTTTCCAACTCTATTAATGCCATGGGGCAAAGTTTATTTGAGATGATCTCTGAAATTTCAAGTGTGTCAAAAGATGTGGATCAACAAATTGGTACATTATTTGAATCATCTAAGGAAGTAAAAATGGGAAGTCAAGAAATTGCCATTTCAATTGAGCAAATGGCAAACGGTTCCAGAATGCAATCTGAAAACGCAACTAAAATATCCGAACAAACAATGGAATTTAATGAAAATATACAAAGCGCCAGTGAACAAGGCCAGCAGCTGGTTCGCTTTTCAGACGAAGTATTGCAGGCTGCCGTTGATGGGAACCAGCAAATGAAACATTCATTGGATCAAATGCAAGTAATCAACAACATGGTGCATAATTCTGTCGACCTAGTGCAGGGCTTAGAAAACAAAACCCATTCGATTACAGAAATTATTAGTGTAATCAAATCGATTGCCGATCAAACGAATCTACTGGCATTAAACGCTTCAATCGAAGCAGCTCGAGCTGGTGAGGCTGGTAAGAGCTTTGCCGTAGTAGCGACAGAGGTTCGAAAACTTGCAGAGGAAGTTTCCAATTCAGTTGAAGGAATTACGTCCATTATTTTTACTATTAAAGAAGAAACATCGAAGATTGCTGCTAACCTTCAGAATGGATATAACGAGGTCAGCAAGGGTAGTGCACAAATTGAAAGCTCAGGGCAGCAATTTGCTGAAATCAAAGAGAAGGTTTCCCAAATGTCTTCCGGAGTAAAAATGATTTCATCCACTTTAGTGAAATTCAACCACTCAAGCCAGGAAATGAATCAAAATATTGTGGATATTGCGGCCATTACAGAAGAATCAGCGGCAGCCTCTGAAGAAATTGCTGCAGCAGTTGTTCAGCAAGCTGCATCACTTGATATGATTTCAGGAAGTACCCAAAGATTAACGGAAATGGTAGAAAGACTGAACGGATTAATCAATAGATTTAAACTTTAA
- a CDS encoding phosphoglycerate dehydrogenase, which yields MNTITLKKVKTIKTLNNIAECGLKVFKKEQYSIDNDCSNPDAILLRSFNMHSMELGDQLKAIARAGAGVNNIPVQKCTERGIVVFNTPGANANAVKELVLTSLISSSRNLFAGVAWTKSLEGEGEQIPKLVEAGKKQFVGKEIKGKTLGVIGLGAIGALVANDALDLDMDVIGFDPFISVDTAWNLSRNVQRAMTIEQLFAESDYITVHVPLTNDTRGMFNEATFSLMKPGVHILNFSRGELVNEEDMAVALENGKVGMYITDFPNETILKMKNVIPLPHLGASTKESEDNCAIMAARQVKEFLETGNIKNSVNFPNVALPYTGLRRVAALHQNVPNMVGQITTVLSNYNLNIADMVNRSRNEYAYTLIDIDNQVNEEIISSLENKINQISGMISVRII from the coding sequence ATGAACACAATCACATTAAAAAAAGTAAAGACAATTAAAACTTTAAACAATATTGCAGAATGCGGGTTAAAGGTATTTAAAAAGGAGCAATATTCAATCGATAATGACTGCAGTAATCCAGATGCGATTTTACTTCGTAGCTTTAATATGCATTCAATGGAGTTAGGTGATCAATTAAAGGCAATTGCACGGGCAGGCGCTGGGGTGAATAATATTCCGGTGCAAAAATGCACAGAGCGTGGAATTGTTGTTTTTAATACACCTGGTGCTAATGCCAACGCGGTTAAAGAGTTGGTCCTTACTTCATTAATTTCTTCTTCCCGTAACCTATTTGCAGGTGTGGCCTGGACTAAGTCATTAGAAGGAGAAGGCGAACAAATTCCAAAGCTTGTTGAAGCAGGTAAAAAACAATTTGTCGGTAAAGAGATTAAAGGTAAAACGCTTGGTGTTATCGGACTGGGAGCGATTGGTGCGTTAGTGGCTAACGATGCACTTGATCTTGATATGGATGTCATCGGATTTGATCCATTTATTTCAGTTGATACTGCTTGGAATTTATCTCGTAATGTTCAACGTGCAATGACAATTGAACAGCTATTTGCCGAGTCCGATTATATTACGGTCCATGTTCCATTGACCAATGATACACGTGGAATGTTTAATGAAGCTACGTTTAGCCTGATGAAACCTGGCGTCCATATTTTAAACTTCTCCCGCGGAGAGCTTGTTAATGAAGAAGACATGGCAGTTGCTCTCGAAAACGGAAAAGTTGGAATGTATATTACAGATTTCCCAAATGAAACTATTCTTAAAATGAAAAATGTCATTCCGCTTCCACATCTTGGTGCTTCCACGAAAGAATCGGAGGATAATTGTGCCATTATGGCAGCGCGCCAGGTAAAGGAATTCCTTGAAACAGGAAACATCAAAAACTCTGTCAATTTTCCAAATGTTGCGCTCCCTTATACGGGTTTGCGCCGTGTAGCAGCTTTGCACCAAAATGTTCCGAACATGGTTGGCCAGATTACAACCGTCCTATCTAACTATAATTTGAACATTGCCGACATGGTAAATCGCAGCCGGAACGAATATGCCTATACCCTTATTGATATTGACAATCAAGTAAATGAGGAGATCATTTCAAGCCTTGAAAACAAAATCAACCAAATTTCCGGAATGATTTCCGTTCGAATTATTTAA
- a CDS encoding FAD-dependent oxidoreductase yields the protein MDRKQIAVVIGGGISGKLAARVLSDFFREVVILERDAEPKGPFPRKGVPQGEHLHALLMAGERGLESLFPGITDQYQLNGAVKINSTHDLAWYHHGVWKLRYKGRYTSILQSRPQLEWQIEQNIKKIPNVTIHYNQVVKSFILNETQNRIDGVESLDGNAVKKTWNADLIVDASGVSNLSISWLNKHSLQIPEQKVQIGLTYITKKYNFLKTKTGIGPLS from the coding sequence TTGGACCGAAAACAAATAGCAGTCGTCATTGGCGGCGGTATTTCTGGAAAGCTGGCTGCTCGTGTGCTATCCGACTTCTTTCGTGAAGTTGTTATATTAGAACGGGATGCAGAACCGAAAGGGCCGTTTCCAAGAAAAGGTGTGCCCCAAGGCGAGCATTTACATGCACTTTTAATGGCTGGGGAACGCGGCCTTGAGTCACTATTTCCGGGAATTACGGATCAATATCAATTAAACGGAGCAGTAAAAATAAATTCCACACATGATCTGGCTTGGTATCACCATGGGGTTTGGAAGCTTCGTTATAAGGGGAGATATACATCCATCCTTCAATCCCGGCCTCAATTGGAATGGCAAATCGAGCAAAATATAAAAAAGATACCAAACGTTACCATTCATTACAATCAAGTGGTCAAAAGCTTCATTTTAAATGAAACTCAAAATCGGATTGACGGGGTCGAATCATTAGATGGAAATGCCGTAAAAAAAACTTGGAACGCCGATCTAATTGTTGATGCAAGTGGAGTTAGTAATCTATCTATCAGTTGGTTAAACAAACACTCTCTCCAAATTCCGGAGCAAAAAGTACAAATTGGGTTGACCTACATAACTAAAAAGTACAACTTCCTGAAAACAAAAACAGGGATTGGACCATTAAGCTGA
- a CDS encoding AAA family ATPase gives MRRYRWIKWRKVILWVAALVIIGIILLTGGQTARDLASNVFSIVFQLILVMLSMIIQFVALFWFLARGRTYWILPGETGSTWDDYRGNPEIVENAKRIVTLLKGVKEFKEMGGEAIRGLLLCGPPGTGKSYLAQVIANEAQVPFAYASAPSFQNMFFGVGNLKVMGLYKKARKLAKVYGACIIFIDEIDAIGMSRQGGNAGGGMLGGLMGMGGSGLLNELLLQMDPPNIDNGWMAKFLRSLGLRKKKAERPAVLTIGATNLPDVLDSALLRPGRFDRKLWVDAPDYDGRIDVFNYYLEKVKHDPNLTPERAALDTIGYSPAQIKHIVNESVVIAHQRGAAVSNYEDFRSAMETYEWGLKQPLRSMSDDEKRNVAYHEAGHAVAQFLLKPHERVWKVTIIRRGDALGLAATKPTHERYNRSDNEILAEIQVCLAARAVEEEFLGKKLNGVTSDLQQATDLAGAYLGAVGMGEELFSWLSIGSPAEGLKALRPKINKLLNEEMKKVKKLVTDHNLFVHAIATELLKRGDLTGEEIEQIYIELYGKTRPEVLQATLTQDHFVSMEQAASANEIIDSTNE, from the coding sequence GTGAGGAGATATCGATGGATCAAATGGCGTAAAGTAATCCTCTGGGTCGCAGCTCTTGTCATTATTGGGATTATATTGCTGACAGGAGGCCAGACAGCTCGGGATTTGGCATCAAATGTTTTTAGTATTGTTTTTCAACTGATCTTGGTCATGTTGTCCATGATTATTCAATTTGTTGCCCTTTTCTGGTTCCTTGCGAGGGGAAGAACATATTGGATTTTACCAGGTGAAACAGGTTCGACTTGGGATGATTATCGGGGGAATCCTGAGATTGTCGAGAATGCAAAACGCATTGTAACACTTTTAAAAGGTGTAAAAGAATTTAAGGAAATGGGGGGCGAAGCGATAAGGGGATTATTGCTTTGTGGACCTCCTGGAACAGGTAAGTCTTATCTTGCACAAGTCATTGCCAACGAGGCTCAAGTTCCATTTGCCTATGCCTCGGCTCCGAGTTTTCAAAATATGTTTTTTGGTGTCGGAAATCTTAAGGTAATGGGTCTTTATAAAAAAGCCCGAAAACTGGCAAAAGTTTATGGAGCATGTATCATTTTTATCGATGAAATTGACGCCATTGGCATGAGCCGTCAAGGTGGAAATGCCGGCGGCGGCATGCTTGGAGGATTAATGGGAATGGGTGGCTCTGGGTTGCTGAATGAGCTGCTATTACAGATGGATCCGCCAAATATCGATAACGGCTGGATGGCCAAATTTTTAAGATCTCTTGGGCTTCGAAAAAAGAAAGCCGAGCGTCCTGCGGTATTGACGATTGGAGCTACTAACTTGCCAGATGTATTAGACTCTGCCTTACTTCGTCCTGGACGATTTGACCGCAAGTTATGGGTCGACGCTCCAGATTATGATGGCCGCATCGATGTGTTCAATTACTATCTTGAAAAAGTAAAGCATGATCCAAACTTAACGCCGGAACGTGCAGCGCTCGATACAATTGGCTATAGTCCAGCGCAAATTAAACATATTGTGAATGAATCGGTTGTCATTGCCCATCAACGGGGAGCAGCTGTTTCAAATTATGAGGATTTCCGTTCGGCAATGGAAACATATGAATGGGGACTAAAACAGCCTCTGCGTTCCATGAGTGATGACGAAAAACGGAATGTAGCTTACCATGAAGCAGGACACGCGGTGGCGCAGTTCCTTTTAAAACCTCATGAAAGAGTTTGGAAGGTAACCATTATTCGCCGTGGCGATGCTTTAGGGCTTGCTGCTACCAAGCCAACCCATGAAAGATATAACCGCAGCGATAATGAAATCTTGGCGGAGATTCAAGTTTGTCTCGCCGCACGGGCGGTAGAGGAAGAATTCCTTGGAAAAAAATTAAATGGAGTTACATCAGATTTACAGCAGGCTACAGATCTTGCTGGTGCCTATCTTGGAGCAGTCGGAATGGGGGAAGAACTATTCAGCTGGCTTTCAATCGGTTCTCCTGCTGAGGGTTTAAAAGCATTACGACCAAAAATAAATAAGTTATTAAATGAAGAAATGAAAAAAGTAAAGAAACTGGTAACGGACCACAATTTATTTGTTCATGCAATTGCCACAGAGCTGCTTAAACGAGGCGACCTTACTGGTGAGGAAATTGAGCAGATCTATATCGAACTTTATGGCAAAACTCGCCCTGAAGTGCTGCAGGCTACACTGACACAAGATCATTTTGTATCAATGGAACAAGCTGCCTCAGCAAATGAAATCATCGATTCAACTAATGAATAA
- a CDS encoding pyridoxal-phosphate-dependent aminotransferase family protein: MYPNILRHPGPTPIPKRVQLAMAQDMISHRTEEFVRLFQDTTQRVKPIFGTKQDILLLPSGGTAALEAAAINTVSPGEEIVVITVGAFGDYFVSICEKNGFIVHKLEKNWGEACTEEDLMEFLKPLSNIKAVFATYNETSTGILNPVDKLADIVRTYTDALFIVDGVSCIGGAVAEMDQWGIDILVTGSQKAMMLPPGLAFLAISERAWTVIEANHTPAFYLNLLSYRDWAAKGMTPNTPSISLIMGLSAVCDLIDEEGGFSKTAQRHELMKNMVREAMKALSIDLLTNDEHASPTITAIRTPDGLDLSSFLSHLKQKYHLDFAGGLGHLQGKIFRFGHMGFCFPSDILQAVSLIEAGLQDFSYLFEPGSAVKSAQNVFLNSLRKR; encoded by the coding sequence ATGTACCCAAATATCCTCAGACATCCTGGACCAACTCCTATCCCTAAAAGAGTACAGCTTGCTATGGCACAGGATATGATTAGTCATCGTACGGAAGAATTTGTTCGGTTATTTCAAGATACAACACAACGAGTGAAGCCAATATTCGGAACTAAGCAAGATATTTTACTTTTACCATCTGGTGGGACGGCTGCATTAGAAGCAGCGGCCATCAATACTGTTTCTCCCGGAGAAGAAATTGTAGTCATTACGGTTGGCGCTTTTGGTGATTATTTCGTCTCAATTTGCGAGAAAAACGGTTTTATCGTACATAAGCTTGAAAAGAACTGGGGCGAGGCTTGCACGGAAGAGGATCTTATGGAATTCCTGAAGCCTTTATCAAATATTAAAGCTGTTTTCGCTACTTATAATGAAACATCTACAGGTATTTTAAACCCAGTGGATAAATTGGCGGATATCGTACGAACTTATACGGATGCCCTCTTTATTGTGGATGGTGTAAGCTGCATTGGCGGTGCGGTTGCTGAAATGGATCAATGGGGAATTGACATTTTAGTTACCGGTTCGCAAAAAGCGATGATGCTTCCTCCGGGGCTTGCATTTTTAGCAATTAGCGAAAGAGCATGGACGGTAATAGAAGCCAATCATACACCTGCCTTTTATTTAAATTTACTAAGCTATCGTGACTGGGCCGCCAAAGGAATGACACCGAACACCCCTTCTATATCACTTATAATGGGCCTTTCGGCTGTTTGTGATTTAATTGACGAAGAAGGCGGTTTTTCGAAAACCGCTCAAAGACATGAATTAATGAAAAATATGGTGCGTGAAGCGATGAAGGCTCTTTCGATCGATTTATTGACGAATGATGAGCATGCTTCCCCAACGATTACCGCGATTCGAACACCAGATGGTTTAGACCTTTCTTCTTTTCTCAGCCATTTGAAACAGAAATATCATCTTGATTTTGCTGGCGGACTCGGTCATTTGCAAGGCAAAATTTTTAGATTTGGTCATATGGGCTTCTGCTTCCCAAGTGATATCCTTCAGGCAGTCTCCTTAATCGAAGCGGGATTACAGGACTTTTCTTATTTATTCGAACCTGGGTCAGCAGTAAAATCTGCACAAAATGTATTCTTAAATTCGTTAAGAAAAAGGTAA
- a CDS encoding sugar ABC transporter substrate-binding protein has protein sequence MLFIILTVVVAAGCSASPSKKVEKVNHFKFTADEHKPYVGFLIDTLKDERWYKDKALFEEQVKALGGQVKTLAANGLDDVQIKQAELLIAEGVDVLVVVPHDAVISAKIVDIAHKAGVKVISYDRLIKNAKVDYYISFDNEKVGELQATEILKNVSSGNFAYIGGADSDNNAILFRQGAMKVLKPLIDQGKIKLVFDQYTKDWDPKVAQQNMMNALKQNGNKINAVVAANDGTAGGVIDALTSAGLAGKVPVSGQDSELAAIRRILKGTQTMTIYKSIKELATKSAEMAIQVAKGEKVQTDTTINNGAADIPSVFLTPVVITKNNIRDTVIKDGFLSEADVFKP, from the coding sequence ATGTTATTCATCATACTGACTGTTGTAGTGGCAGCTGGGTGTTCTGCTTCACCATCTAAAAAGGTAGAAAAAGTAAATCACTTTAAATTTACCGCGGATGAGCATAAACCATATGTTGGATTTTTGATTGATACGTTAAAAGATGAAAGATGGTATAAAGACAAAGCATTATTTGAGGAACAGGTAAAGGCGTTAGGCGGTCAGGTAAAAACATTAGCAGCGAACGGGCTGGATGACGTTCAAATCAAACAGGCTGAATTACTGATTGCAGAAGGTGTCGATGTTCTTGTCGTTGTCCCGCATGATGCTGTGATATCTGCGAAAATCGTCGACATCGCGCATAAAGCAGGAGTAAAGGTTATTTCGTATGACCGATTAATTAAAAATGCCAAGGTCGATTATTATATCTCCTTTGATAATGAGAAAGTTGGAGAACTGCAAGCAACGGAAATATTAAAAAATGTTTCAAGCGGAAACTTTGCATATATTGGCGGTGCGGATTCAGATAACAATGCCATCTTGTTCCGTCAAGGAGCAATGAAGGTACTAAAACCTCTGATCGATCAAGGAAAAATAAAGCTAGTCTTTGATCAATACACGAAAGATTGGGACCCTAAAGTCGCACAACAAAATATGATGAATGCTTTAAAACAGAACGGCAATAAGATAAATGCTGTCGTCGCTGCGAATGACGGAACTGCAGGCGGAGTTATTGATGCCTTAACTTCTGCAGGTTTAGCAGGGAAAGTTCCAGTCTCTGGACAGGATTCTGAGTTGGCTGCTATTCGCCGAATCCTCAAAGGAACACAAACGATGACTATTTATAAATCGATTAAGGAACTAGCAACTAAATCTGCTGAAATGGCAATCCAGGTTGCCAAAGGGGAAAAAGTCCAGACAGATACAACGATCAACAATGGTGCTGCGGATATTCCTTCAGTATTCCTTACACCAGTTGTCATTACGAAAAATAATATTCGTGATACCGTTATAAAGGATGGTTTCCTATCAGAAGCCGATGTATTTAAGCCGTAA
- a CDS encoding low molecular weight protein-tyrosine-phosphatase produces MIRVLFICLGNICRSPMAEAVFRDLVEKEKRNDAISVDSAATSSWHIGSPPHKGTLHILKQYNISAKGLVGRQLTKNDFEQFDYLIGMDASNIENIYEITGKPDHPKIIRLLDLTAHKKDVPDPYYTGNFQETYDLVLEGCSALLNKIKSEHHLMD; encoded by the coding sequence ATGATTCGTGTTTTATTTATCTGTCTTGGAAACATTTGCCGTTCACCAATGGCTGAAGCCGTTTTCCGTGATTTAGTTGAAAAAGAAAAACGGAATGACGCGATTAGCGTTGATTCAGCGGCCACAAGCTCATGGCATATCGGCTCACCGCCTCATAAAGGAACACTGCACATCCTAAAACAATACAATATTTCTGCTAAGGGGCTTGTTGGGCGGCAATTGACTAAAAATGACTTCGAACAGTTTGACTATTTGATTGGAATGGATGCAAGCAACATTGAGAACATATACGAAATAACCGGTAAACCAGACCATCCAAAGATCATTCGCCTCCTCGACTTAACAGCTCATAAAAAAGATGTTCCGGATCCTTATTACACTGGTAATTTTCAAGAAACCTATGATTTGGTCCTTGAAGGCTGCAGCGCACTATTAAATAAAATAAAGTCCGAACACCATTTAATGGATTAA
- a CDS encoding GNAT family N-acetyltransferase — MVKIRKVKLEDLPELVMIENLCFRKEEAATRDAFQKRIQYISDSFLVAEVEGVIVGLINGPVIEKPYITDDLFSEIKVNPALGGHQSVLGLAVSPDFQKRGIAAALLSHLENEAQLHKRESVTLTCKEELIGFYENHGYVNKGISSSNHGGVIWYNMLKNLSNS; from the coding sequence ATGGTCAAAATACGAAAAGTTAAATTGGAAGATTTACCTGAATTGGTGATGATTGAAAATCTATGCTTTCGAAAGGAAGAAGCTGCAACAAGAGATGCTTTTCAAAAGCGCATTCAATATATTTCCGATAGTTTCCTGGTGGCGGAAGTAGAAGGTGTTATTGTCGGCCTGATCAATGGCCCCGTCATTGAAAAACCATATATTACGGATGATCTATTTAGTGAAATTAAAGTCAATCCGGCGCTTGGTGGTCATCAAAGCGTATTGGGATTAGCTGTGTCTCCAGATTTTCAAAAAAGAGGGATTGCAGCTGCATTATTGTCTCACCTTGAAAATGAGGCGCAACTCCATAAACGAGAATCTGTCACTCTTACATGCAAGGAAGAACTAATTGGATTTTATGAAAATCACGGGTATGTCAATAAGGGAATTTCCAGCTCGAATCATGGCGGAGTCATTTGGTACAATATGTTGAAAAATTTGAGTAATTCTTAG